Below is a genomic region from Rhodothermia bacterium.
CAAAGCTACTTATAGTATGCAACCTATACCACAGACTAAAGTTAGCATTTTTATCGTTAAGCGAACGCCAAGGAATTAGATTCCGTTTTCTATAAGCAACAAGCCCCGTTCTTTATATCCGCTCCACCGGATACACCCGTACCGCCACATTTTCCGCACGGGCAACCACATCTGGCGGACGCCCTGCCACCCCCATCCCATTCCAATCCAAAGGTGCGCTGCTCCATGTAGCACATTTTGCCGCCCCCACCTGATACGGTTCATGCCAAACTCGGCCTTTGAACAAACGATTAGAATGGACATCGTGCGCAAACAGCCAATAGCGATCCACCAGAAAAGAAGTCAACGACCCCGCCACTGCTTCTTTTACGGCTCCATCGGGTGCATATGCAAAATGTGCCGCTTCGCGCTCTCCTTTCCTTTGGGCAAAATATGCCACCTCATGACCCTGATTTGTGGCCCTCATTTTGGCATCCATATAAGGCAAATAGAAAAAACGCCTCGCCGCCCGAACGGCAATCGGCTGGTTACAATCCAACGAAAAAAACCAAACCCCCGGCAAACCTGTTTCGTCCGTCACATATGTTCGGACATTGAGTTCCAAGAAATAAGAGACCCAAGGTACTGCAGGTAAAAACCGTGGGCGGATATGCTGCATAAAAAAAGGAACCACGCCCACATAAGCAACGCCGTTGTAGGTATCCAAATGTAAGCCTTTGGGGAGTTTGGATTGTAACGCTTCGCGGTCAACAGCCCAATGGAGAAACAACAATTCCTCCCAATGCTGGTACATAACGGGACTATCCTTTTCTGGACGTTTTTTTTGCCTTTGTATAGCTTCAATGCTCGAAGTCATTTGGGTAAGGGTTTTCATTACATCTAACAATAAGGAATTCCTTTATTTTAAGGTATTCCCTTAGTAGAAGGGTATGGTTTTATTTATGGATCCCCTAAATCTTACAAAAAAATTTACCCTAACCCTTAATTTTTGTTCAATATGCTTCATTCTTTCCACATTCCCGTTATGGGGTTGGGCTTTACGCTCGAAACGCCCATAAAAGTGGCACGCTTTGGTATTTCTTCCGTGATGTCTATTGTAGAGGATCAACTCGTCGAGGCGATGCGGAAATACCACACCGAACGTTTGGGGCTTCCCTTCGTACCCATTCACGCCCAAGAGACCGATGCACGTGCCCGCCGGATTACAGCCTATCTAAACTTGGTACACCAAATTGTATCCGACCAAATGCATGTATTGCGGAACGAACCATTTGAGCAAGGAAACGATATTGTGAAATATTTTGAATTATTGCCTGATGAATCTCCCGCAAAGCAAGCCTACCTCCAGATGCTAACGCTTACGGGAGAAGCCCAAAAGGATGCACAAGAAGCCCTACGGACATACATCCAGCCCGGCGCTTTGGACGTGAACATCATGGCAAAAGTGGATAAAAACAACTATGCCCGAAATGGAGAAATGTTGCCCGCCGAATACTCCGATGCCTTGTCCGCCCTCCGAGGTTTTGCAAACAGCACCCTTTCTTCATCGGTGGTATTTTCTGCTGGCTATAACCCACGTCTTTACAGCTATTTAGACCAACATTCCGATTTTTATCCCGATGCAAACGGCAACCTAAATAAACGGGTTATCCTCAAAGTGAGTGATTTCCGGTCTGCACTTACGCAAGGTAAAATCTTGGCAAAAAAAGGCATCTGGATTTCGGAGTACCGCATAGAGTCTGGATTAAATTGTGGCGGACATGCGTTTGCAACCGATGGTTTACTCCTTGGGCCTATTCTCGAAGAGTTTAAGGCCAAAAAAGCGGACATGCTGACAGAACTCCAAACCATGTGCAATAAAGCACTTGCCGAAAAACAGTTGCCCACCTTCACAAACATTCCCCAAACCCATGTAACGGTGCAAGGTGGTATTGGTACGGCAAGCGAAGATCGGTTTCTTCGGACGTACTATCAGGTGGATGGAACGGGTTGGGGCTCGCCATTCTTATTGGTTCCCGAAGCAACCACCATAGACGTACCCACCCTCAATGCCTTGGCAACGGCAGAAAAGGAAGACTTCTACATAAGCCATGCCTCTCCGTTAGGCGTTCCGTTTAACAACTTCCGTAAGACCACCTCGGCTCAACAGATCGAGGCCCGCGTAGCAAAAGGAAAACCCGGCAGTCCATGTTATAAACAATTTTTGGTAGCCAATACCGAGTTTACCGATAAACCGATTTGCACATCCTCGCGGCAGTACCTCCATGCCAAGTTTAAGCAATTGGAAAACATGGACTTACCCGAAGACGTGCTTCGTGCCGAGAAAGCCAAACTCACGGAAAAAGACTGTTTGTGTGAAGGGTTGGGAGCGGGTACGTTAATTAAGAATGGGATAACACCAGCGTACAACTTGATTGCTTCCTTGGTTTGCCCCGGCCCCAACTTAGCCTATTTCAGTGGCATTTTTAGCCTACGCGAAATGGTGGATCACATTTATGGCCGCACACAACTCCTCAACACAAGGGAACGTGCCAACATGTTCATTAACGAGTTGGAACTTTATATAGAACATCTACAACGCGAGTTAGAAGCATCTGTAAATGAACTCAACTCCAAAAAAATCAAGTACTTCAACACTTTCAAGAACAACCTCTTCAACGGTATTGCCTATTATCGTGATACCTTAGCAGCCAAATTACCAGACTCCGACGATTTGAGAGACGCCTTCCGGAGTGCATTGGCCCAATTTGAAGAAAAACTAGAGGCCATCACCATCGGCGAGCCTATTGCCGCCTAAGCCTCCATAGACACATCCACAAACCGCTCGGCGTTAGGGTTGGGCGGTTTTTATTTTATACACGCGCGATGTCCAAACAAAATCCTCCGCTATGGCGTTATCTTATTTTTACGCGCACCGTACAAAAGTTTTACGCGCACCGTACAAAAGCCAAAGCAACGTGTATCACCCGTAACATAACCCTAAACCCCAAATCCTATGCTTGCAATTTTTGTGGTTTTTATGGCGCTCGTCATTGGCATCATCCTCATGGCAACGGTCTTCAGTTTGTCGGCAGGAAAGAAACACCGTAGCAGCCTCCCGCCAGCCACTACAACGGAGGACAGCATCTCGGTAGGTGAACTCAAAAGCATGATCCGGGAGGCAGTCGCGGAGAGCAACGTACCTTTGCAAGACCGGCTAAACCGTTTGGAAAAACGCCTACCTTCGGATAAAACATCCTTGGGGAGCCACGAAAATCCCAAAGAGGACCTCATTATACAATCCAAAAAAACAAGAATTTGAACCAAATACCTTTATGGAATACCTTGGCATCATCGTTTTTTTCTGTTTCGTGTCTATGGGCATCGGCTACCTCATCGGCAAGTGGTACATCAAGCATTGGATGGACAAAAATGAACCCCCTTCCCGCTAAACCAAAATAGAAACGCTTATGAACGATTTTATAGAAGGGATGATTGGTGTTTTCGCCTTGACGGTTGTTGCAGCAATACCGATTTCTATATTCTTCTTTCGGTATAAAACGCAACAGTTGGCGATTGAAGCGAAACAGACAAAAACCTCCGAGGCTGCGTCCGAGTCCCTCTCCCGCTCGGAACTTACAACCCTTATCCAGCAGGCTGTTTCCGATTCCGTAGAACCGCTAACAGAGCGCATTGAGTCCCTTGAGCGTAAATTAGAGCATTCGTCCATACGCCAAGACTTTCGCGATGGCTTGATAGACGCCCTCCCCGACGATGAGCCACCGCCCAACATTCGTTCCGTAGGCAGGCAGCCTTCGGCCTAATGGGTAACATTTTGGCGCTTGGTAGCGTCATCTCTATATGCAGTATCGGGTATTCACCATTCATACCTTATATTGTGTGTTTCCTTTTTTCCATTCCAAACCCAAACCCGCTATGATTCACCGTTTCTGGCGCATTCTTCCGGTCGTGCTTCTCCTTAGCATCTCGGTTGCAAACGCCCAATATTGGTTACAGCCCGGAGATGGCAAAACCAATAACTCGCAATTTCGTCCGCTTCCCGATTGGCCAACCCCAAATGAATACAGAACGTCTTCCGGATCCCCCGGCCCAAAATATTGGCAACAAAAGGTGGACTACAAAATTGACGTTACGTTAGACACTACCGCCCACAAATTGATTGGTAAAGAACGCATTACCTATAAAAACAACTCTCCAGATGTATTGCGCTTTATTTGGGTGCAAATGGATCAAAACCTTTCTTCCCTAAACAACAGCCGTAATGGAAAGGCCGCAAAATCCTTGCCCAATTCCATTCCGCCCGCCGCCCGCCGCTTCCTGAATGTGGATCCATTCGATGGTGGCTACCAAGTAACACGGGTACAAGTCATGTCGGCCACGGGTAAATTGGTCAATGCAGATTATTGGCTGAACGACACCATCATGAAAATTAACCTCCCAACGCCGCTACAGTCCGGCGGAACAGTGGTTTTTGATATTGATTGGAACCACATTGTACCGGATAATGGACGTGGTGCGAAAGAAAAAATTGCCGATGGTTGGCTATACCTCAATGCCCAATGGTTCCCCCGTGTATCGGTCTATGATGATACCAATGGCTGGCAAACAGACCAATATTTGGGACGCGGTGAGTTCCACCTTGAATTTGGTGACTACGAAGTAAACATCACTGTGCCCTGGAATCACATCGTAGGCTCGACAGGTGTTTTGCAAAACCCGACCGAAGTCCTCACCGCCGAGCAGCAACGCCGTGTAGCTAAAGCTTTGACGGTAACCGACCTTAAAGCGGCTGATCCCGTCTTTATTGTTGGGCCGAACGAGGTCAACAAAGCGGCATTCCGTCCTAAATCCTCCGGAATGCTCACTTGGAAGTTCAAAGCACAAAATGTGCGGGATTTCTCTTGGGCTTCCTCTAAAACCTTTGTTTGGGATGCCGCCGGCTACAAATACCGTCCAAATGAGAAGGCGATTCAGTTAAACAGTTATTACCCACGCGCCGCAATGCCACTCTGGGACAAAGCATCCACACGTTCCATTTGGGAAACCTTATTCACGTATGGACGGATGTCCTTGGAGTACCCCTATCCTCAAGCCTCGAACGTGAATGGCCCTGTTGGTGGTATGGAGTACCCCATGATCGCGTTCTGTGGTGGACGCCCAAACAAGGAGGGTAAATTTAATGAAGCCCAAGAACGTGCCCTGATCTCGGTGAGTATCCATGAGGTAGGACATAACTGGTTCCCGATGATCATTTCTTCGGATGAACGCAAATGGACTTGGCAGGACGAAGGCATTAACTCGTTCTATCAGTATTACAGCGAAAACGACTATGCTGCACGCTATACAGGAACAAAATATGGAGAGCAATTCAAAGATGGTAAATACGACAACAACCGGAACCTTGGAAAAGGGATTGTACCCTATATGCGCCAAAAAGACCAAGTACCGATTATGATTCACTCGGACTTGATCCACACGGGCTTTGGTCCCAATGGCTACACCAAACCGGCTGCCGGCCTCTGGATTTTGCGAGAACATGTTCTTGGTAACAAAGCCTTCGACGAAGCCTTTAAAGAGTACTCGCAGAAATGGGCTTTTAAACACCCATTACCATACGATTTCTTCCGCACAATGGAAGAGGGTGCTGGCGAAGACTTGGCGTGGTTCTGGCGCGGATGGATGTATTCCACATATGCAAACGATCAGGCCATTGCAGAAGTCAAATCTCAAAAAGCAGCCGACTTGGTGGGCGATGAAAAGCGCGGTAAGAATTACTGGCGTGTAACCATCGAAAACAAAGGGGGGATGCTGATGCCCGTCATTATGGAAGTAACCTACGACGATGGCTCCAAAGAACGCATGAAACTTCCTGTGGACATTTGGCGCTACAACGAACTGAAGTTTGAAAAAGGCTTCTTCTCCGATAAAAATGTAACCAAGGTGGTTCTGGATCCAGATGAAGTCTTTGCCGACGTGGACACGAAGAACAATACTTGGGATATAACCAAATTAGAACAGCCTAAACCGCAAGAGGCACCCGGAACATCAGGTAACTAAGTACCCAAAACAAACTCTTGACCGGAGGATCCAAATGGGTTCTCCGGTTTTTTATCCTCTTACCCACAAAAAAGAAGCCGACACCCCAAGCAGGAGGTCGGCTTCTTTTTATGCGTTAAACGGCATTAAAGGACTTTCGGCCCTGCATTCTTGATCGCATCGGAACTACCTTCAGCAAACTGTACAAAGTTCTTTTGGAACAATTGTGCAAGATGGTTCGCCTTTGCTTCGTATGCGTCGCCATTTTTCCACGTATTTTTAGGGATCAGCACCTCTTGAGGGACATTTGGGCAAGAAGTAGGCACTTCAAAACCAAAACGCGGATCCAACACTACCTCTACATTTTCCAAATCACCGTTGTGGATGGCATCTATAATGGCACGGGTAATTTTGAGCTTCATCCGCTCGCCCTCGCCATATGCGCCACCACTCCAGCCGGTATTCACCAACCACGCTTTGGCATGGTGTTTATTCATGTTCTCGGCCAGCAATTCCGCATATTTGCTCGGATGCCATACCATGAAAGCAGCGCCAAAACATGCAGAGAAGGTTGCAGTAGGTTCTGTAACACCCATTTCCGTTCCAGCCACTTTTGCCGTATATCCACTGATAAAGTGGTACATGGCTTGTTCAGGCATCAGGCGTGCCACAGGCGGCAGTACCCCAAAAGCATCACAGGTTAAGAAAATGATGTTCTTTGGATGCCCACCCACACACGGAACTTTGGCATTCGGAATGTACTCAATCGGGTATGCAGCGCGGGTATTTTCGGTAATCGAGGTATCTGAATAATCAACCGCATGAGACTCCGAATCAAAAACCACATTTTCCAAGACCGTACCAAACTTAATGGCGCCATAAATTTCCGGTTCTTTTTCCGCAGAAAGGTCAACAGCTTTTGCATAGCACCCTCCTTCAATATTAAACACGCCGTCATCTGTCCAGCAATGCTCATCATCCCCAATTAAGTAGCGGTTGGGGTCGGCAGAAAGGGTTGTTTTTCCTGTTCCGCTTAATCCAAAGAACAACGAAACATCGCCCTCTTTCCCTTCATTTGCCGAGCAGTGCATAGAGAGTACTCCGCGTTCTGGCATAATGTAGTTCATGATGGTGAAAACACCTTTTTTCATTTCACCGGCATATTCTGTACCCAAGATCACAAACTGTTTCCGTTCGAAGCACAGATCCACACTGGTTTTAGAGGTCATGCCATCTGTATAGCGGTTTGCACCGAAAGCTCCGGCATTGTAGATCACATAATCTGGTTCACCAAATTGCGCCAACTCCTCTTTCGTAGGACGGATAAGCATATTGTTCATGAACAGTGCATGATAAGGCCGTGTACAAATAATCCGTACTTTGATACGATACTTTGGATCCCAACCCGCAAAGCCATCCATTACATAAATACGATCGCGGGTATTCAAGTAATCTATCGCACGTTCATGGTTGATCTCAAACGTATGTTCATCCATACCAATATTGATGTTTCCCCACCAGATGTTCCCTTGGCTATTGGGATGAACCACGATCCGTTTGTCTTTCGGGCTACGTCCGGTTTTTTGTCCGGAACGGATCATCAACGCACCTGTATCCGAGAAACCAGCACCTTTTTCGTACTGAAGCGCTTCTTCATATAAGACCGCTGGTGCAATATTGCGGATCACATTCCGAACGGTTATTCCATATTTTTTCAGGTCTAAAGACATGATGGTAAAGTTTTGGTGTAACAGGACCGGCATATTATCCGGTATTATTTTAATCAATGTTAGGTTAGGCATCCTCGATTGGCAGAAACTGCGCCGTAAAATGCCGGAGCATTGGCGGCTCCCAAATAATTTTCATGCTACTCAAGGTGTCTTTTTGTTGGTTGATCTTTTCAAAAACTTCGATCACATAGTCCATGTGGCTTTGGGTATAAACCCGCCTTGGAATGGCCAACCGTACCAACTCCATTGCAGCAGGTTGTTCACGGCCATCCGGCTGTTTTCCAAACATCACCGAGCCAATTTCGCACGCCCGAATGCCTCCCGTTTCGTA
It encodes:
- a CDS encoding DUF2071 domain-containing protein, which gives rise to MTSSIEAIQRQKKRPEKDSPVMYQHWEELLFLHWAVDREALQSKLPKGLHLDTYNGVAYVGVVPFFMQHIRPRFLPAVPWVSYFLELNVRTYVTDETGLPGVWFFSLDCNQPIAVRAARRFFYLPYMDAKMRATNQGHEVAYFAQRKGEREAAHFAYAPDGAVKEAVAGSLTSFLVDRYWLFAHDVHSNRLFKGRVWHEPYQVGAAKCATWSSAPLDWNGMGVAGRPPDVVARAENVAVRVYPVERI
- a CDS encoding M1 family metallopeptidase — its product is MIHRFWRILPVVLLLSISVANAQYWLQPGDGKTNNSQFRPLPDWPTPNEYRTSSGSPGPKYWQQKVDYKIDVTLDTTAHKLIGKERITYKNNSPDVLRFIWVQMDQNLSSLNNSRNGKAAKSLPNSIPPAARRFLNVDPFDGGYQVTRVQVMSATGKLVNADYWLNDTIMKINLPTPLQSGGTVVFDIDWNHIVPDNGRGAKEKIADGWLYLNAQWFPRVSVYDDTNGWQTDQYLGRGEFHLEFGDYEVNITVPWNHIVGSTGVLQNPTEVLTAEQQRRVAKALTVTDLKAADPVFIVGPNEVNKAAFRPKSSGMLTWKFKAQNVRDFSWASSKTFVWDAAGYKYRPNEKAIQLNSYYPRAAMPLWDKASTRSIWETLFTYGRMSLEYPYPQASNVNGPVGGMEYPMIAFCGGRPNKEGKFNEAQERALISVSIHEVGHNWFPMIISSDERKWTWQDEGINSFYQYYSENDYAARYTGTKYGEQFKDGKYDNNRNLGKGIVPYMRQKDQVPIMIHSDLIHTGFGPNGYTKPAAGLWILREHVLGNKAFDEAFKEYSQKWAFKHPLPYDFFRTMEEGAGEDLAWFWRGWMYSTYANDQAIAEVKSQKAADLVGDEKRGKNYWRVTIENKGGMLMPVIMEVTYDDGSKERMKLPVDIWRYNELKFEKGFFSDKNVTKVVLDPDEVFADVDTKNNTWDITKLEQPKPQEAPGTSGN
- the pckA gene encoding phosphoenolpyruvate carboxykinase (ATP); protein product: MPVLLHQNFTIMSLDLKKYGITVRNVIRNIAPAVLYEEALQYEKGAGFSDTGALMIRSGQKTGRSPKDKRIVVHPNSQGNIWWGNINIGMDEHTFEINHERAIDYLNTRDRIYVMDGFAGWDPKYRIKVRIICTRPYHALFMNNMLIRPTKEELAQFGEPDYVIYNAGAFGANRYTDGMTSKTSVDLCFERKQFVILGTEYAGEMKKGVFTIMNYIMPERGVLSMHCSANEGKEGDVSLFFGLSGTGKTTLSADPNRYLIGDDEHCWTDDGVFNIEGGCYAKAVDLSAEKEPEIYGAIKFGTVLENVVFDSESHAVDYSDTSITENTRAAYPIEYIPNAKVPCVGGHPKNIIFLTCDAFGVLPPVARLMPEQAMYHFISGYTAKVAGTEMGVTEPTATFSACFGAAFMVWHPSKYAELLAENMNKHHAKAWLVNTGWSGGAYGEGERMKLKITRAIIDAIHNGDLENVEVVLDPRFGFEVPTSCPNVPQEVLIPKNTWKNGDAYEAKANHLAQLFQKNFVQFAEGSSDAIKNAGPKVL